The following are encoded in a window of Synechococcus sp. WH 8016 genomic DNA:
- a CDS encoding DNA-3-methyladenine glycosylase, whose translation MVETEAYSQDEPACHGYLRRSPQNETLFGEPGRFYVYVSYGIHHCVKRAQLPETTSWASDFSGRPWSPSQSPSHCPQNPQIFSPRHSPQLRRATGGRGWLGWVSGAAVALVSAAAAQLEETTFPEKQQRHAPGPCAH comes from the coding sequence ATTGTGGAGACGGAGGCGTATTCCCAGGATGAGCCTGCCTGCCACGGCTATCTCCGCCGCTCACCGCAAAACGAAACCCTGTTTGGCGAGCCAGGGCGGTTTTATGTGTATGTGAGCTATGGCATCCACCACTGCGTGAAGCGAGCCCAGCTCCCAGAGACCACAAGCTGGGCTTCAGATTTCAGCGGTCGCCCTTGGTCTCCCAGCCAATCGCCAAGCCACTGCCCCCAAAACCCCCAGATTTTTTCTCCCAGACACTCCCCCCAGCTACGAAGGGCTACAGGCGGACGCGGCTGGCTTGGCTGGGTCAGTGGTGCAGCCGTAGCCCTGGTCTCAGCAGCGGCGGCACAGCTTGAGGAAACCACCTTCCCTGAGAAACAACAACGGCACGCTCCAGGTCCGTGTGCGCATTGA